A window of the Hevea brasiliensis isolate MT/VB/25A 57/8 chromosome 6, ASM3005281v1, whole genome shotgun sequence genome harbors these coding sequences:
- the LOC110648064 gene encoding uncharacterized protein LOC110648064, with amino-acid sequence MISFQIFCFRLCSKFFAISVDTGARIGKHFFAISIDTGARIGKGGGVAHDLKEAQPKWVIWSSIRQRVTTSSQTRPAQKHFHIYSNVAKEGKNRETDRTTKTTA; translated from the exons ATGATTTCCTTTCAAATTTTCTGTTTTCGTCTCTGTAGCAAATTCTTTGCTATTAGCGTGGACACTGGAGCTCGCATTGGAAAG catttctttgctattagcaTCGACACTGGAGCTCGCATTGGAAAG GGTGGAGGAGTTGCCCATGATCTCAAAGAGGCACAGCCAAAATGGGTGATTTGGAGTTCAATTAGACAGAGGGTGACAACATCATCTCAGACTAGGCCTGCTCAAAAACATTTCCATATTTATTCCAATGTCGCCAAAGAAGGTAAgaatagagagacagacaggacaACGAAAACGACTGCTTAA